The following are encoded together in the Zingiber officinale cultivar Zhangliang chromosome 8A, Zo_v1.1, whole genome shotgun sequence genome:
- the LOC122011273 gene encoding glyceraldehyde-3-phosphate dehydrogenase B, chloroplastic-like, which yields MASHATLASSRIPCSMGFHSKTNSPCFTKRLEFAEFSGLKSCSSITFAGHNREASFSDVLAYQLSTKAARAVPPKGVTIAKLKVVINGFGRIGRNFLRCWHGRKDSLLEVIVVNDSGGVKNIIGQRRQIQQEVGNFKQ from the exons ATGGCAAGCCATGCAACTCTTGCCTCCTCCAGAATCCCTTGCAGCATGGGGTTCCACTCCAAGACCAACTCACCCTGCTTTACCAAG AGGCTAGAGTTTGCTGAATTCTCCGGACTAAAATCATGCTCGAGCATCACTTTTGCAGGGCACAACAGAGAAGCATCCTTCTCGGATGTGTTGGCCTACCAGTTATCTACCAAG GCAGCTAGAGCTGTTCCTCCAAAAGGGGTGACTATTGCAAAGTTGAAGGTTGTAATCAATGGTTTCGGGAGAATAGGTCGAAACTTCCTCCGCTGTTGGCATGGCCGGAAGGATTCACTGCTGGAGGTCATCGTCGTCAACGACAGTGGTGGTGTCAAGAAT ATCATTGGCCAAAGAAGGCAGATTCAACAGGAGGTTGGCAACTTCAAACAGTAG